A single region of the Fusobacterium varium genome encodes:
- a CDS encoding VacJ family lipoprotein translates to MKIRKKILTLLIFTLLCATAFGDENKNSSENLKTKSEIAQYFGVYDPWEPLNRRIYYFNYTFDKYVFLPVVDAYNLITPTFVQKGVKNFFANSVNLTTTGNSILQAKPKKAMKAWGRFSINATLGLFGLFDVASKLGMPKPYEDFGLTLAHYGVGDGPYLILPFLGPSNLRDAVGSGINTYALGALDPYEAADIVDIDKPGVVALQGIDKRKNTSFRYYSSGSPFEYEYLRFFYKKYRKIQMETGEQF, encoded by the coding sequence ATGAAAATTAGAAAAAAAATACTGACTCTTTTAATCTTCACTTTACTTTGTGCAACTGCTTTTGGAGATGAAAATAAAAATAGTAGTGAAAATCTAAAAACTAAAAGTGAAATTGCTCAATATTTTGGAGTATATGACCCATGGGAGCCTTTAAATAGAAGAATATACTATTTTAACTATACTTTTGATAAATATGTTTTTTTACCTGTTGTAGATGCCTATAATTTAATAACTCCAACTTTTGTTCAAAAAGGAGTAAAAAACTTTTTTGCAAATAGTGTAAATCTTACTACAACAGGAAACTCTATCTTACAGGCAAAGCCTAAAAAAGCTATGAAAGCATGGGGAAGATTCTCTATAAATGCTACTTTAGGGTTGTTTGGTTTATTTGATGTAGCATCAAAATTGGGAATGCCTAAACCTTATGAAGATTTTGGACTTACTCTTGCTCACTATGGTGTAGGAGATGGACCATACCTTATTTTACCATTTTTAGGACCTAGTAATTTAAGAGATGCAGTAGGTAGTGGAATAAATACATACGCTTTAGGAGCATTGGATCCTTATGAAGCTGCTGATATTGTAGATATAGATAAACCTGGAGTAGTTGCTCTACAAGGGATAGATAAGAGAAAAAATACAAGTTTTAGATATTATAGTAGTGGATCACCTTTTGAATATGAATATTTAAGATTTTTTTATAAAAAATATAGAAAGATACAGATGGAAACTGGAGAACAGTTTTAA
- the pepV gene encoding dipeptidase PepV: MNLQEKVLTYKDEIVKGIQGAVQIKSVQEPAKEGKPFGEGPTAALQYFLDLGAKLGFKVENFDNYAGTIEFGEGEEVVGILGHVDVVPEGDGWIYPPYGGVIADGKIFGRGTLDDKGPSMICLYAMKAIMDSGVKLNRKVRMIIGANEETGSLCMEHYFNTLKMPQPTMAFTPDSSFPVTFAEKGIIRVKFTQEYKNLGDFTFTGGNAFNSVPDGAKAVIPQEFTGDLLSKVEAYNEGKEFKISVELKDGKYYVASEGKSSHAARPHKGYNAVSALFAFLGTAEILNEDLKNIVDFFKEYVKMENDGTSLGVNFEDHETGKLTLNIGKMNISNGAMEICVDMRCPVHVPNQKVIDTLKAKVEGKVNVVVAGNTAPLYVAKDSFLVSTLMNIYKDITGDVEAEPVAIGGGTYAREVTNGVAFGALLSSQVDNMHQKNECLEIDKIDTIARIYVEAIYQLAK, from the coding sequence ATAAATTTACAAGAAAAAGTTTTAACTTACAAAGATGAGATTGTAAAAGGAATACAAGGAGCTGTACAAATAAAAAGTGTACAAGAACCTGCTAAAGAGGGAAAACCTTTTGGAGAAGGACCAACAGCAGCATTACAATATTTCTTAGATTTAGGAGCTAAATTAGGATTTAAAGTTGAAAACTTTGATAACTATGCTGGAACTATTGAATTTGGAGAGGGAGAAGAGGTTGTAGGTATTCTTGGACACGTAGATGTAGTACCTGAAGGAGATGGATGGATATACCCCCCATATGGTGGAGTTATAGCTGATGGAAAAATATTTGGAAGAGGAACTCTTGACGATAAAGGACCATCTATGATCTGCTTATATGCTATGAAAGCTATCATGGATTCAGGAGTAAAATTAAATAGAAAAGTAAGAATGATAATTGGAGCTAATGAAGAAACTGGAAGCTTATGTATGGAACATTACTTCAATACTTTAAAAATGCCTCAACCAACTATGGCATTTACTCCAGATTCTAGCTTCCCAGTAACATTTGCAGAAAAGGGAATTATCCGTGTTAAATTTACTCAAGAGTATAAAAACTTAGGAGATTTCACATTTACTGGTGGAAATGCTTTTAACTCTGTTCCTGATGGGGCAAAAGCTGTTATTCCTCAAGAGTTTACTGGAGATCTATTATCTAAAGTAGAAGCTTATAATGAAGGAAAAGAGTTTAAAATCTCTGTTGAATTAAAAGATGGAAAATACTATGTTGCATCTGAAGGAAAATCTTCTCATGCTGCAAGACCTCACAAAGGATACAATGCAGTTAGTGCACTATTTGCATTCTTAGGAACTGCTGAAATATTAAATGAAGATCTAAAAAATATAGTAGATTTCTTTAAAGAATATGTAAAAATGGAAAATGATGGAACATCTTTAGGAGTAAACTTTGAAGATCATGAAACTGGTAAACTTACTTTAAATATTGGAAAGATGAATATCTCTAATGGAGCTATGGAAATTTGTGTAGATATGAGATGTCCAGTTCATGTACCTAACCAAAAAGTTATTGATACATTAAAAGCAAAAGTAGAAGGAAAGGTAAATGTAGTTGTTGCTGGAAACACAGCTCCTCTATATGTTGCTAAAGATAGTTTCCTAGTTTCTACATTGATGAATATCTATAAAGATATTACTGGAGATGTTGAAGCTGAGCCAGTTGCTATTGGTGGAGGAACTTACGCTAGAGAGGTAACAAATGGAGTTGCTTTTGGAGCTCTTCTTTCATCTCAAGTAGATAATATGCACCAAAAAAATGAGTGCCTAGAAATAGATAAGATTGATACTATTGCTAGAATCTATGTTGAGGCTATCTATCAACTAGCAAAATAA
- a CDS encoding serine/threonine protein kinase → MKKIIGALLILVFSNLFGEYKYPFKNPYMATILGSSTLMTDGVSEAVPTKVYKVKLPNSKEPPENLWYNGKFEFSLVHQKEKAPLIFLLAGTGSDYHATRMILFQRIFYDAGFHVISITSPMHSNFIVNASTNKMPGMIIEDGKDIYKVMKETYNIVKDDIEVSDFYVVGYSLGGTSSAVVSYLDEIEKAFNFKRVFMVNPAVDIYSSAMKLDKELNKYTDDDPKKIGMLIDSVISKVSSTLKGGYTEITEETIYKLFENDVLSNEDMSQLIGLAFRLTSIDLNYVTDLLNNMGVYVTEPVGKFTNMFPYFEKIDFADFEDYMNRLAYPYYKKKFGGNITLNQLLTTTTLKQIENYLKTTDKIVAVTNRDELILNENDFKFLENTFKDRLIIYPYGGHCGNMFYSENVDVMLKFLKEGVFKYEN, encoded by the coding sequence ATGAAAAAGATAATAGGAGCACTATTAATACTTGTATTTTCCAACCTATTTGGAGAGTATAAATATCCATTTAAAAATCCATATATGGCAACTATATTAGGAAGTTCTACTCTTATGACAGATGGAGTAAGTGAAGCTGTCCCCACAAAGGTGTATAAAGTAAAACTACCTAATAGCAAGGAGCCACCTGAAAATTTATGGTATAATGGCAAATTTGAGTTTTCTTTAGTTCACCAAAAGGAGAAAGCTCCACTTATTTTTCTTTTAGCTGGTACAGGATCAGACTATCATGCTACAAGAATGATATTGTTTCAAAGAATTTTTTATGATGCAGGATTCCATGTAATCTCTATAACTTCACCTATGCACTCTAACTTTATTGTTAATGCTTCTACAAATAAGATGCCAGGAATGATTATAGAAGATGGAAAGGATATCTACAAAGTGATGAAGGAAACTTACAATATTGTAAAGGATGATATTGAAGTATCTGATTTCTATGTAGTAGGTTATAGCCTTGGAGGAACATCTTCTGCTGTTGTTTCATATTTAGATGAAATAGAAAAGGCATTTAACTTTAAAAGAGTTTTTATGGTAAATCCAGCTGTGGATATATATTCTTCAGCTATGAAACTTGATAAAGAGTTAAATAAATATACAGATGATGATCCTAAAAAAATAGGAATGTTAATAGATAGTGTTATAAGTAAAGTATCTTCAACTTTAAAAGGTGGATATACAGAGATAACAGAGGAAACTATCTATAAATTATTTGAAAATGATGTTCTTTCTAATGAGGATATGAGCCAACTAATAGGACTTGCCTTTAGATTGACATCAATAGATCTGAACTATGTAACAGATCTTTTAAATAATATGGGAGTATATGTAACAGAGCCAGTTGGTAAATTTACAAATATGTTTCCATACTTTGAAAAGATAGACTTTGCTGATTTTGAAGATTATATGAATAGACTTGCCTATCCATATTATAAAAAGAAATTTGGTGGAAATATCACATTAAATCAGCTGCTTACAACTACAACTCTTAAACAGATAGAGAACTATCTGAAAACAACTGATAAGATAGTAGCTGTAACAAATAGAGATGAGCTTATCTTAAATGAAAATGATTTCAAATTCTTGGAAAATACTTTCAAAGATAGACTTATAATCTATCCATATGGGGGACATTGTGGAAATATGTTCTACTCTGAAAATGTAGATGTAATGTTAAAATTCTTAAAAGAGGGGGTATTTAAATATGAAAATTAG